In a genomic window of Rhopalosiphum maidis isolate BTI-1 chromosome 4, ASM367621v3, whole genome shotgun sequence:
- the LOC113559362 gene encoding protein yellow-like → MISATAVLLACAVTIVTCAGNLQTVNEWTLLQYDVPFNYPNADSYKPEVTISTGIEIGWDRIFITTPRLFNGNPATLAWVPRNRAGVNFDTHKSPLLQAYPNWEWHSEASSGDLLTTPTPNCSSLVSVFRVRADRCNRLWVLDSGVMDSIETFKTVCPPKLLVFDMRTDRVVRSVTLPAEILRPNTLLTNLVIDDQVEVSHLQDGFLGDCDNVFVYMTDSTNPGILVYDARRDTAWRLSHPYMFPDPDFGTFSVAGESFTLMDGVIGLALSPFGSVGRRLYFQPFASDRLFSVPTSALKAGPNLGDDADLPVSLVGHKSSQAAPLAVDPKDGALIFSPVSETALATWIPGSVEHGVLAYSPEELQFVLDIRSADRDQGAIWVVSTRLQRFFKKTLDKREVNIRIMRILRVPEFLPYAFNNNNSLLLFK, encoded by the exons ATGATCTCCGCAACCGCGGTACTGTTGGCGTGCGCCGTGACAATTGTCACCTGTGCCGGAAACTTACAGACCGTCAACGAATGGACATTGCTCCAGTACGATGTGCCGTTCAATTACCCCAATGCCGACTCGTACAAGCCTGAAGTCACAATATCCACTGGAATTGAAATCG GTTGGGACAGAATATTCATTACGACCCCGAGACTGTTCAACGGCAATCCGGCCACGCTGGCGTGGGTGCCGCGCAACCGAGCCGGCGTGAACTTCGACACGCACAAATCGCCGCTGCTGCAG GCTTATCCCAACTGGGAATGGCACAGCGAAGCGTCCAGCGGTGATCTGCTGACGACGCCGACGCCCAACTGTTCCAGCCTGGTGTCCGTGTTTCGGGTCAGGGCGGACAGGTGTAACAGGCTGTGGGTGCTGGACAGCGGAGTCATGGACAGCATAGAGACGTTCAAGACGGTCTGCCCGCCCAAGTTGTTGGTGTTCGACATGAGAACAGACCGAGTG GTGAGAAGCGTAACACTGCCCGCCGAAATATTGAGGCCCAACACCCTTTTGACAAATCTGGTGATCGATGATCAGGTTGAAGTGTCTCATCTGCAAGACGGATTCCTCGGAGATTGTGATAATGTGTTTGTGTACATGACCGACAGTACAAACCCGGGAATTCTGGTGTACGACGCCCGACGTGACACAGCATGGAGACTCTCGCATCCGTACATGTTCCCGGATCCAGATTTCGGAACCTTCTCG GTAGCCGGCGAATCGTTCACCCTGATGGATGGCGTCATCGGCTTAGCTCTATCGCCTTTCGGGTCCGTAGGTCGCCGCCTGTACTTCCAGCCGTTCGCTTCCGACCGTCTGTTCTCCGTACCCACATCCGCACTCAAGGCTGGACCAAATTTGGGTGACGATGCCGATCTACCCGTGTCGCTGGTGGGCCACAAGTCTTCACAAGCCGCTCCGTTGGCTGTCGATCCCAAGGACGGTGCTCTCATATTCAGTCCGGTGTCCGAAACGGCCCTGGCCACCTGGATTCCGGGATCCGTGGAACACGG TGTGCTAGCATACAGCCCGGAGGAACTACAGTTCGTGTTGGACATCAGATCGGCTGATCGCGACCAAGGTGCCATTTGGGTGGTATCGACGCGGTTACAACGGTTCTTCAAAAAGACTCTGGACAAACGGGAAGTGAACATCCGCATCATGAGGATACTCAGGGTTCCGGAGTTCTTGCCTTACGcgttcaataacaataactctCTGCTGCTGTTCAAATGA